One Poecilia reticulata strain Guanapo linkage group LG19, Guppy_female_1.0+MT, whole genome shotgun sequence genomic window carries:
- the atxn2l gene encoding ataxin-2-like protein isoform X2 — MLKPQQQSGSGGRKATNGTSGPGGMSSPVSGINSGGRTPAGRNRSSAKPSFQSSPVFEGVYNNARMLHFLTAVVGSTCELRVKNGSMFEGIFKTLSSRCELAVDAVHKRSEEEGSSSAPPRSEDITDTMIFSPTDLVTMICRDVDLNYATRDTFTDTAISSSRINGEHKEKVLQKWEGGDSNGESYDLENDASNGWDANEMFRYNEVKYGVTSTYDSSLSMYTVPLERGNSEVYRQREARAARLANEIESSPQYRHRVGLENDEGKSEEEKYSSVVRDGSDREKGRESPRDRGSEKGRDSPGASSKEGKYIPLPQRQRELNRDRPERGPGGPPPHSRLGGGYRPTPSSSSSPRPQLPSAAGPQPGVSPSERSSPQSSRVGAYAAHHAQGSPSPGSGPASPYTPASPGGSAATPASASTATSPSSPPAPHGHPVPHSHSHPLSLSDTGRPVNGVSAGTSPKAQRPSQLSRTNRVPNPLSQSTATRSPKSASSQDSPFVDVSVSAQKTSGPAPLFTVDVNEILGAAAKERSAESPGSTEDGKSSKAPSVQQRSQIEELRKFGKEFRLQPSGANSSSPSSPAAAAPPPVGEVTQTGAVKPPSDTHPPSEPKPQPPAPSPSQSQPQHSPAPSEEPTKDATTPLGTAAASTAPIPDRQSPATPQPARTPGSEDASQVKKSTLNPNAKEFNPNKTQMPMTKPNTAPTPPRPTPPSPVVLQHPGGQGPLYNTPYLSYVSQIHPVQAQPMYQYPMSTVNQGKYPRGKVPTRPETSQMLQAAASAAGAPLVASPYPPSYLQYNPQQYSQQQVIQAMTPYPGQPMYSMLQGGARMISQGSGPHPQALGPPGGPQFSTQGEGPQGPQQGIYAPQSFSHHSGAVHQPQPSSTPTGNQPPPQHAAPSPGQNAQSGPQPQSLYHSGPLSAPTPPNMPPGHTSPQGSYPIQGYSIHSHQGLPPAYTLGQLTQAHVQGAMAGPHHSGSHGQPQLVMLQTPQQGPGGVPQHPQHGPQQAPHQHFYIGHPPAMQVQTHPASFHPPGN, encoded by the exons ATGCTGAAACCCCAGCAGCAATCCGGCTCAGGCGGGAGAAAGGCGACTAACGGAACATCAGGGCCCGGCGGTATGTCTTCCCCAGTCAGCGGCATCAACAGCGGCGGCCGGACACCGGCTGGAAG GAATCGTTCCTCTGCAAAGCCGTCGTTTCAGTCCTCTCCT GTGTTTGAGGGCGTGTACAACAACGCCAGAATGCTTCACTTCCTCACAGCTGTAGTG ggTTCCACCTGTGAATTAAGAGTGAAGAATGGCAGCATGTTTGAAGGCATTTTCAAGACACTCAGTTCTCGG TGTGAGCTGGCTGTGGACGCTGTACACAAACGCAGCGAGGAAGAGGGCTCGTCATCTGCTCCGCCACGCAGTGAGGACATTACTGACACAATGATCTTCAGCCCAACAGATCTGGTTACAATGATTTGCAGAGACGTTGACCTCAACTACGCTACCAGAG ACACCTTCACAGACACGGCCATCAGCTCCAGTCGCATTAACGGAGAACATAAGGAGAAGGTCCTACAGAAATGGGAGGGAGGAGACAGCAACGGAGAAAGCTACGATCTTGAGAATGATGCA TCCAATGGCTGGGATGCAAACGAGATGTTTCGCTACAATGAAGTAAAATATGGAGTCACATCTACATATGATTCCAGTCTCTCCATGTATAC CGTCCCGCTGGAGCGGGGCAACTCCGAGGTTTATCGGCAGAGGGAGGCGCGCGCCGCCCGCCTGGCCAACGAGATCGAGTCCAGCCCCCAGTACCGCCATCGCGTCGGCTTGGAAAACGACGAGGGCAAGTCCGAGGAGGAGAAGTACAGCTCCGTGGTGCGAGACGGCAGCGATCGCGAGAAAGGTCGCGAGAGCCCCCGAGACAGAGGCAGCGAAAAAGGCAGAGACAGTCCTGGAGCGAGCAGCAA aGAGGGAAAGTACATTCCACTACCTCAACGCCAGAGAGAGTTGAACCGAGACCGACCCGAGAGAGGTCCCGGTGGGCCGCCACCACACAGTCGACTCGGCGGAGGGTACCGGCCCACTCCTTCATCCTCGTCTTCGCCGAGACCCCAGCTTCCTTCGGCTGCTGGACCCCAACCCGGAGTCTCTCCCTCGGAGAGAAGCAGCCCTCAGTCGAGTAGAGTCGGTGCATACGCtgcccaccatgcacagggaagTCCGAGCCCAGGTTCCGGTCCGGCGAGCCCGTACACGCCTGCCTCTCCTGGGGGGTCAGCAGCCACCCCAGCCTCTGCTTCTACTGCCACGTCTCCATCCagcccccccgccccccacgGACATCCTGTTCCTCACTCCCACTCACACCCGCTGTCTCTGTCTGATACTGGCAGGCCTGTTAATGGAG TTTCTGCTGGAACATCTCCTAAAGCCCAAAGACCTTCACAGCTGAGTCGGACAAATCGTGTTCCAAACCCACTTTCACAGTCCACAG CCACTCGTTCTCCTAAATCAGCCTCTTCCCAGGACTCGCCTTTCGTAGACGTCTCTGTTTCCGCCCAGAAGACGTCTGGTCCCGCCCCTCTCTTCACTGTAGATG TGAATGAGATCCTCGGTGCAGCTGCTAAAGAGCGCTCTGCAGAAAGCCCCGGCAGCACAGAGGACGGCAAAAGCAGTAAAG CTCCTTCGGTTCAGCAAAGATCACAAATTGAAGAGCTGCGGAAATTTGGCAAAGAATTCAGG CTCCAGCCCAGTGGAGCCAACTCCAGCTCTCCCAGCTCTCCGGCAGCAGCAGCGCCTCCTCCGGTCGGTGAGGTGACCCAGACAGGTGCAGTCAAGCCTCCGTCAGACACCCACCCACCCTCAGAGCCCAAACCTCAGCCTCCAGCTCCCAGCCCCTCCCAGTCCCAACCTCAGCATTCACCAGCTCCCTCTGAAGAGCCCACCAAGGACGCCACAACGCCACTGGGTACCGCTGCTGCTTCCACAGCTCCCATTCCAGACAGGCAATCACCAGCAACCCCTCAGCCGGCCAGGACCCCGGGATCAGAGGATGCTAG TCAAGTGAAGAAATcaactttaaatccaaatgctAAAGAGTTCAACCCAAACAAAACTCAGATGCCCATG ACAAAACCCAACACTGCACCGACCCCGCCTCGTCCAACTCCTCCAAGCCCGGTGGTCCTGCAGCATCCTGGCGGGCAGGGACCGCTCTACAATACGCCCTACCTCTCCTACGTGTCACAGATCCACCCTGTACAG GCTCAGCCAATGTACCAGTACCCAATGTCGACAGTTAACCAAGGAAAATACCCCAGGGGCAAAG TGCCGACGCGGCCAGAAACATCACAGATGCTGCAAGCTGCTGCATCAGCAGCTGGAGCCCCTCTGGTGGCGTCTCCGTACCCTCCGTCGTACCTTCAGTACAACCCGCAGCAGTACAGCCAGCAGCAGGTCATCCAGGCCATGACGCCATACCCTGGACAG CCCATGTACTCCATGCTGCAGGGCGGAGCCAGGATGATAAGTCAGGGCAGCGGCCCCCACCCCCAAGCCCTCGGCCCGCCCGGAGGGCCGCAGTTCTCCACGCAGGGAGAGGGGCCCCAGGGGCCGCAGCAGGGCATCTATG cGCCGCAGTCCTTCTCCCATCACTCGGGCGCCGTCCATCAGCCGCAGCCTTCCAGCACCCCGACCGGCAACCAGCCGCCCCCACAGCACGCTGCTCCCAGCCCTGGGCAG AACGCCCAGTCCGGCCCGCAGCCTCAGTCCTTGTACCACTCAGGTCCGCTGTCGGCTCCCACTCCGCCCAACATGCCGCCGGGCCACACCTCCCCGCAGGGCTCCTACCCCATTCAGGGCTACAGCATCCACAGCCACCAGGGCCTCCCGCCTGCCTACACTCTGGGCCAGCTGACACAG GCTCACGTTCAAGGAGCGATGGCGGGTCCTCACCACTCAGGCAGCCACGGCCAGCCGCAGCTAGTGATGCTGCAGACGCCGCAGCAGGGACCGGGCGGCGTGCCGCAGCACCCGCAGCACGGGCCGCAGCAAGCACCGCACCAGCACTTTTACATAGGACACCCACCAG CGATGCAGGTACAGACGCACCCCGCCTCTTTCCATCCACCTGGAAACTAA
- the atxn2l gene encoding ataxin-2-like protein isoform X1: MLKPQQQSGSGGRKATNGTSGPGGMSSPVSGINSGGRTPAGRNRSSAKPSFQSSPVFEGVYNNARMLHFLTAVVGSTCELRVKNGSMFEGIFKTLSSRCELAVDAVHKRSEEEGSSSAPPRSEDITDTMIFSPTDLVTMICRDVDLNYATRDTFTDTAISSSRINGEHKEKVLQKWEGGDSNGESYDLENDASNGWDANEMFRYNEVKYGVTSTYDSSLSMYTVPLERGNSEVYRQREARAARLANEIESSPQYRHRVGLENDEGKSEEEKYSSVVRDGSDREKGRESPRDRGSEKGRDSPGASSKEGKYIPLPQRQRELNRDRPERGPGGPPPHSRLGGGYRPTPSSSSSPRPQLPSAAGPQPGVSPSERSSPQSSRVGAYAAHHAQGSPSPGSGPASPYTPASPGGSAATPASASTATSPSSPPAPHGHPVPHSHSHPLSLSDTGRPVNGVSAGTSPKAQRPSQLSRTNRVPNPLSQSTATRSPKSASSQDSPFVDVSVSAQKTSGPAPLFTVDVNEILGAAAKERSAESPGSTEDGKSSKAPSVQQRSQIEELRKFGKEFRLQPSGANSSSPSSPAAAAPPPVGEVTQTGAVKPPSDTHPPSEPKPQPPAPSPSQSQPQHSPAPSEEPTKDATTPLGTAAASTAPIPDRQSPATPQPARTPGSEDARSESGERTDGVADQVKKSTLNPNAKEFNPNKTQMPMTKPNTAPTPPRPTPPSPVVLQHPGGQGPLYNTPYLSYVSQIHPVQAQPMYQYPMSTVNQGKYPRGKVPTRPETSQMLQAAASAAGAPLVASPYPPSYLQYNPQQYSQQQVIQAMTPYPGQPMYSMLQGGARMISQGSGPHPQALGPPGGPQFSTQGEGPQGPQQGIYAPQSFSHHSGAVHQPQPSSTPTGNQPPPQHAAPSPGQNAQSGPQPQSLYHSGPLSAPTPPNMPPGHTSPQGSYPIQGYSIHSHQGLPPAYTLGQLTQAHVQGAMAGPHHSGSHGQPQLVMLQTPQQGPGGVPQHPQHGPQQAPHQHFYIGHPPAMQVQTHPASFHPPGN, encoded by the exons ATGCTGAAACCCCAGCAGCAATCCGGCTCAGGCGGGAGAAAGGCGACTAACGGAACATCAGGGCCCGGCGGTATGTCTTCCCCAGTCAGCGGCATCAACAGCGGCGGCCGGACACCGGCTGGAAG GAATCGTTCCTCTGCAAAGCCGTCGTTTCAGTCCTCTCCT GTGTTTGAGGGCGTGTACAACAACGCCAGAATGCTTCACTTCCTCACAGCTGTAGTG ggTTCCACCTGTGAATTAAGAGTGAAGAATGGCAGCATGTTTGAAGGCATTTTCAAGACACTCAGTTCTCGG TGTGAGCTGGCTGTGGACGCTGTACACAAACGCAGCGAGGAAGAGGGCTCGTCATCTGCTCCGCCACGCAGTGAGGACATTACTGACACAATGATCTTCAGCCCAACAGATCTGGTTACAATGATTTGCAGAGACGTTGACCTCAACTACGCTACCAGAG ACACCTTCACAGACACGGCCATCAGCTCCAGTCGCATTAACGGAGAACATAAGGAGAAGGTCCTACAGAAATGGGAGGGAGGAGACAGCAACGGAGAAAGCTACGATCTTGAGAATGATGCA TCCAATGGCTGGGATGCAAACGAGATGTTTCGCTACAATGAAGTAAAATATGGAGTCACATCTACATATGATTCCAGTCTCTCCATGTATAC CGTCCCGCTGGAGCGGGGCAACTCCGAGGTTTATCGGCAGAGGGAGGCGCGCGCCGCCCGCCTGGCCAACGAGATCGAGTCCAGCCCCCAGTACCGCCATCGCGTCGGCTTGGAAAACGACGAGGGCAAGTCCGAGGAGGAGAAGTACAGCTCCGTGGTGCGAGACGGCAGCGATCGCGAGAAAGGTCGCGAGAGCCCCCGAGACAGAGGCAGCGAAAAAGGCAGAGACAGTCCTGGAGCGAGCAGCAA aGAGGGAAAGTACATTCCACTACCTCAACGCCAGAGAGAGTTGAACCGAGACCGACCCGAGAGAGGTCCCGGTGGGCCGCCACCACACAGTCGACTCGGCGGAGGGTACCGGCCCACTCCTTCATCCTCGTCTTCGCCGAGACCCCAGCTTCCTTCGGCTGCTGGACCCCAACCCGGAGTCTCTCCCTCGGAGAGAAGCAGCCCTCAGTCGAGTAGAGTCGGTGCATACGCtgcccaccatgcacagggaagTCCGAGCCCAGGTTCCGGTCCGGCGAGCCCGTACACGCCTGCCTCTCCTGGGGGGTCAGCAGCCACCCCAGCCTCTGCTTCTACTGCCACGTCTCCATCCagcccccccgccccccacgGACATCCTGTTCCTCACTCCCACTCACACCCGCTGTCTCTGTCTGATACTGGCAGGCCTGTTAATGGAG TTTCTGCTGGAACATCTCCTAAAGCCCAAAGACCTTCACAGCTGAGTCGGACAAATCGTGTTCCAAACCCACTTTCACAGTCCACAG CCACTCGTTCTCCTAAATCAGCCTCTTCCCAGGACTCGCCTTTCGTAGACGTCTCTGTTTCCGCCCAGAAGACGTCTGGTCCCGCCCCTCTCTTCACTGTAGATG TGAATGAGATCCTCGGTGCAGCTGCTAAAGAGCGCTCTGCAGAAAGCCCCGGCAGCACAGAGGACGGCAAAAGCAGTAAAG CTCCTTCGGTTCAGCAAAGATCACAAATTGAAGAGCTGCGGAAATTTGGCAAAGAATTCAGG CTCCAGCCCAGTGGAGCCAACTCCAGCTCTCCCAGCTCTCCGGCAGCAGCAGCGCCTCCTCCGGTCGGTGAGGTGACCCAGACAGGTGCAGTCAAGCCTCCGTCAGACACCCACCCACCCTCAGAGCCCAAACCTCAGCCTCCAGCTCCCAGCCCCTCCCAGTCCCAACCTCAGCATTCACCAGCTCCCTCTGAAGAGCCCACCAAGGACGCCACAACGCCACTGGGTACCGCTGCTGCTTCCACAGCTCCCATTCCAGACAGGCAATCACCAGCAACCCCTCAGCCGGCCAGGACCCCGGGATCAGAGGATGCTAGGTCTGAGTCAGGAGAGCGTACTGATGGTGTGGCAGA TCAAGTGAAGAAATcaactttaaatccaaatgctAAAGAGTTCAACCCAAACAAAACTCAGATGCCCATG ACAAAACCCAACACTGCACCGACCCCGCCTCGTCCAACTCCTCCAAGCCCGGTGGTCCTGCAGCATCCTGGCGGGCAGGGACCGCTCTACAATACGCCCTACCTCTCCTACGTGTCACAGATCCACCCTGTACAG GCTCAGCCAATGTACCAGTACCCAATGTCGACAGTTAACCAAGGAAAATACCCCAGGGGCAAAG TGCCGACGCGGCCAGAAACATCACAGATGCTGCAAGCTGCTGCATCAGCAGCTGGAGCCCCTCTGGTGGCGTCTCCGTACCCTCCGTCGTACCTTCAGTACAACCCGCAGCAGTACAGCCAGCAGCAGGTCATCCAGGCCATGACGCCATACCCTGGACAG CCCATGTACTCCATGCTGCAGGGCGGAGCCAGGATGATAAGTCAGGGCAGCGGCCCCCACCCCCAAGCCCTCGGCCCGCCCGGAGGGCCGCAGTTCTCCACGCAGGGAGAGGGGCCCCAGGGGCCGCAGCAGGGCATCTATG cGCCGCAGTCCTTCTCCCATCACTCGGGCGCCGTCCATCAGCCGCAGCCTTCCAGCACCCCGACCGGCAACCAGCCGCCCCCACAGCACGCTGCTCCCAGCCCTGGGCAG AACGCCCAGTCCGGCCCGCAGCCTCAGTCCTTGTACCACTCAGGTCCGCTGTCGGCTCCCACTCCGCCCAACATGCCGCCGGGCCACACCTCCCCGCAGGGCTCCTACCCCATTCAGGGCTACAGCATCCACAGCCACCAGGGCCTCCCGCCTGCCTACACTCTGGGCCAGCTGACACAG GCTCACGTTCAAGGAGCGATGGCGGGTCCTCACCACTCAGGCAGCCACGGCCAGCCGCAGCTAGTGATGCTGCAGACGCCGCAGCAGGGACCGGGCGGCGTGCCGCAGCACCCGCAGCACGGGCCGCAGCAAGCACCGCACCAGCACTTTTACATAGGACACCCACCAG CGATGCAGGTACAGACGCACCCCGCCTCTTTCCATCCACCTGGAAACTAA
- the atxn2l gene encoding ataxin-2-like protein isoform X3: MSSPVSGINSGGRTPAGRNRSSAKPSFQSSPVFEGVYNNARMLHFLTAVVGSTCELRVKNGSMFEGIFKTLSSRCELAVDAVHKRSEEEGSSSAPPRSEDITDTMIFSPTDLVTMICRDVDLNYATRDTFTDTAISSSRINGEHKEKVLQKWEGGDSNGESYDLENDASNGWDANEMFRYNEVKYGVTSTYDSSLSMYTVPLERGNSEVYRQREARAARLANEIESSPQYRHRVGLENDEGKSEEEKYSSVVRDGSDREKGRESPRDRGSEKGRDSPGASSKEGKYIPLPQRQRELNRDRPERGPGGPPPHSRLGGGYRPTPSSSSSPRPQLPSAAGPQPGVSPSERSSPQSSRVGAYAAHHAQGSPSPGSGPASPYTPASPGGSAATPASASTATSPSSPPAPHGHPVPHSHSHPLSLSDTGRPVNGVSAGTSPKAQRPSQLSRTNRVPNPLSQSTATRSPKSASSQDSPFVDVSVSAQKTSGPAPLFTVDVNEILGAAAKERSAESPGSTEDGKSSKAPSVQQRSQIEELRKFGKEFRLQPSGANSSSPSSPAAAAPPPVGEVTQTGAVKPPSDTHPPSEPKPQPPAPSPSQSQPQHSPAPSEEPTKDATTPLGTAAASTAPIPDRQSPATPQPARTPGSEDARSESGERTDGVADQVKKSTLNPNAKEFNPNKTQMPMTKPNTAPTPPRPTPPSPVVLQHPGGQGPLYNTPYLSYVSQIHPVQAQPMYQYPMSTVNQGKYPRGKVPTRPETSQMLQAAASAAGAPLVASPYPPSYLQYNPQQYSQQQVIQAMTPYPGQPMYSMLQGGARMISQGSGPHPQALGPPGGPQFSTQGEGPQGPQQGIYAPQSFSHHSGAVHQPQPSSTPTGNQPPPQHAAPSPGQNAQSGPQPQSLYHSGPLSAPTPPNMPPGHTSPQGSYPIQGYSIHSHQGLPPAYTLGQLTQAHVQGAMAGPHHSGSHGQPQLVMLQTPQQGPGGVPQHPQHGPQQAPHQHFYIGHPPAMQVQTHPASFHPPGN, encoded by the exons ATGTCTTCCCCAGTCAGCGGCATCAACAGCGGCGGCCGGACACCGGCTGGAAG GAATCGTTCCTCTGCAAAGCCGTCGTTTCAGTCCTCTCCT GTGTTTGAGGGCGTGTACAACAACGCCAGAATGCTTCACTTCCTCACAGCTGTAGTG ggTTCCACCTGTGAATTAAGAGTGAAGAATGGCAGCATGTTTGAAGGCATTTTCAAGACACTCAGTTCTCGG TGTGAGCTGGCTGTGGACGCTGTACACAAACGCAGCGAGGAAGAGGGCTCGTCATCTGCTCCGCCACGCAGTGAGGACATTACTGACACAATGATCTTCAGCCCAACAGATCTGGTTACAATGATTTGCAGAGACGTTGACCTCAACTACGCTACCAGAG ACACCTTCACAGACACGGCCATCAGCTCCAGTCGCATTAACGGAGAACATAAGGAGAAGGTCCTACAGAAATGGGAGGGAGGAGACAGCAACGGAGAAAGCTACGATCTTGAGAATGATGCA TCCAATGGCTGGGATGCAAACGAGATGTTTCGCTACAATGAAGTAAAATATGGAGTCACATCTACATATGATTCCAGTCTCTCCATGTATAC CGTCCCGCTGGAGCGGGGCAACTCCGAGGTTTATCGGCAGAGGGAGGCGCGCGCCGCCCGCCTGGCCAACGAGATCGAGTCCAGCCCCCAGTACCGCCATCGCGTCGGCTTGGAAAACGACGAGGGCAAGTCCGAGGAGGAGAAGTACAGCTCCGTGGTGCGAGACGGCAGCGATCGCGAGAAAGGTCGCGAGAGCCCCCGAGACAGAGGCAGCGAAAAAGGCAGAGACAGTCCTGGAGCGAGCAGCAA aGAGGGAAAGTACATTCCACTACCTCAACGCCAGAGAGAGTTGAACCGAGACCGACCCGAGAGAGGTCCCGGTGGGCCGCCACCACACAGTCGACTCGGCGGAGGGTACCGGCCCACTCCTTCATCCTCGTCTTCGCCGAGACCCCAGCTTCCTTCGGCTGCTGGACCCCAACCCGGAGTCTCTCCCTCGGAGAGAAGCAGCCCTCAGTCGAGTAGAGTCGGTGCATACGCtgcccaccatgcacagggaagTCCGAGCCCAGGTTCCGGTCCGGCGAGCCCGTACACGCCTGCCTCTCCTGGGGGGTCAGCAGCCACCCCAGCCTCTGCTTCTACTGCCACGTCTCCATCCagcccccccgccccccacgGACATCCTGTTCCTCACTCCCACTCACACCCGCTGTCTCTGTCTGATACTGGCAGGCCTGTTAATGGAG TTTCTGCTGGAACATCTCCTAAAGCCCAAAGACCTTCACAGCTGAGTCGGACAAATCGTGTTCCAAACCCACTTTCACAGTCCACAG CCACTCGTTCTCCTAAATCAGCCTCTTCCCAGGACTCGCCTTTCGTAGACGTCTCTGTTTCCGCCCAGAAGACGTCTGGTCCCGCCCCTCTCTTCACTGTAGATG TGAATGAGATCCTCGGTGCAGCTGCTAAAGAGCGCTCTGCAGAAAGCCCCGGCAGCACAGAGGACGGCAAAAGCAGTAAAG CTCCTTCGGTTCAGCAAAGATCACAAATTGAAGAGCTGCGGAAATTTGGCAAAGAATTCAGG CTCCAGCCCAGTGGAGCCAACTCCAGCTCTCCCAGCTCTCCGGCAGCAGCAGCGCCTCCTCCGGTCGGTGAGGTGACCCAGACAGGTGCAGTCAAGCCTCCGTCAGACACCCACCCACCCTCAGAGCCCAAACCTCAGCCTCCAGCTCCCAGCCCCTCCCAGTCCCAACCTCAGCATTCACCAGCTCCCTCTGAAGAGCCCACCAAGGACGCCACAACGCCACTGGGTACCGCTGCTGCTTCCACAGCTCCCATTCCAGACAGGCAATCACCAGCAACCCCTCAGCCGGCCAGGACCCCGGGATCAGAGGATGCTAGGTCTGAGTCAGGAGAGCGTACTGATGGTGTGGCAGA TCAAGTGAAGAAATcaactttaaatccaaatgctAAAGAGTTCAACCCAAACAAAACTCAGATGCCCATG ACAAAACCCAACACTGCACCGACCCCGCCTCGTCCAACTCCTCCAAGCCCGGTGGTCCTGCAGCATCCTGGCGGGCAGGGACCGCTCTACAATACGCCCTACCTCTCCTACGTGTCACAGATCCACCCTGTACAG GCTCAGCCAATGTACCAGTACCCAATGTCGACAGTTAACCAAGGAAAATACCCCAGGGGCAAAG TGCCGACGCGGCCAGAAACATCACAGATGCTGCAAGCTGCTGCATCAGCAGCTGGAGCCCCTCTGGTGGCGTCTCCGTACCCTCCGTCGTACCTTCAGTACAACCCGCAGCAGTACAGCCAGCAGCAGGTCATCCAGGCCATGACGCCATACCCTGGACAG CCCATGTACTCCATGCTGCAGGGCGGAGCCAGGATGATAAGTCAGGGCAGCGGCCCCCACCCCCAAGCCCTCGGCCCGCCCGGAGGGCCGCAGTTCTCCACGCAGGGAGAGGGGCCCCAGGGGCCGCAGCAGGGCATCTATG cGCCGCAGTCCTTCTCCCATCACTCGGGCGCCGTCCATCAGCCGCAGCCTTCCAGCACCCCGACCGGCAACCAGCCGCCCCCACAGCACGCTGCTCCCAGCCCTGGGCAG AACGCCCAGTCCGGCCCGCAGCCTCAGTCCTTGTACCACTCAGGTCCGCTGTCGGCTCCCACTCCGCCCAACATGCCGCCGGGCCACACCTCCCCGCAGGGCTCCTACCCCATTCAGGGCTACAGCATCCACAGCCACCAGGGCCTCCCGCCTGCCTACACTCTGGGCCAGCTGACACAG GCTCACGTTCAAGGAGCGATGGCGGGTCCTCACCACTCAGGCAGCCACGGCCAGCCGCAGCTAGTGATGCTGCAGACGCCGCAGCAGGGACCGGGCGGCGTGCCGCAGCACCCGCAGCACGGGCCGCAGCAAGCACCGCACCAGCACTTTTACATAGGACACCCACCAG CGATGCAGGTACAGACGCACCCCGCCTCTTTCCATCCACCTGGAAACTAA
- the LOC103481379 gene encoding protein ADP-ribosylarginine hydrolase-like — protein sequence MDRFATVEHYKAAMVLSGAGDALGYRNQLWEYNESGPAIHQELQELGGLKNIKVELPDWPVSDDTVLHLATAEGLATGKTGEELLHEVAGRYVEAMKDMDGRKPGPSSILGVSQLKPGEEEGYRVPYNPDGTGCGAAMRSMCIGLKYPKPDQLLSLVAVAVETGRMTHPHPTGFLGAVASALFASYAVQRRPMTTWGLGLINEACPVARTIVQGRGFAVDETERDWGYFCDKWQWYLDLRGLSNGVGPLLWPPSFGPAERDEAYKSFSLSGWAGRSGHDAPMIALDALLGAGSDWEELMNRAAFHGGDSDSTAVIAACCWGLLYGTKGVPEGNYSNLEYRDRLERCAEQLYALSH from the exons ATTTGCTACGGTGGAGCATTATAAGGCGGCCATGGTGCTGAGTGGTGCCGGTGATGCTCTGGGCTACAGGAACCAGCTCTGGGAGTATAATGAGTCCGGACCAGCTATTCACCAA GAGCTGCAGGAGCTCGGCGGTTTGAAGAACATCAAGGTGGAGCTTCCTGATTGGCCGGTGAGCGACGACACTGTTCTACACCTGGCAACAGCTGAAGGACTGGCAACAG GGAAAACAGGGGAGGAGCTCCTGCATGAGGTGGCCGGTCGGTATGTGGAAGCCATGAAGGACATGGACGGGAGGAAACCCGGCCCTTCCAGCATTCTGg GCGTTTCCCAGCTGAAGCCAGGGGAGGAAGAGGGCTACAGAGTGCCGTATAACCCAGACGGTACAGGCTGCGGCGCGGCCATGCGGTCCATGTGCATCGGTCTGAA GTACCCGAAGCCTGACCAGTTGTTGTCGCTCGTGGCCGTTGCCGTGGAGACGGGCAGGATGACCCATCCGCACCCCACGGGTTTCCTGGGGGCCGTGGCGTCGGCCCTGTTCGCCTCCTACGCCGTCCAGCGGCGGCCGATGACCACCTGGGGCCTGGGCCTGATCAACGAGGCCTGCCCCGTGGCGCGGACCATCGTCCAGGGCCGGGGCTTCGCCGTGGACGAGACGGAGCGCGATTGGGGCTACTTCTGCGACAAGTGGCAGTG GTACCTGGACCTGAGGGGCCTCTCTAACGGAGTGGGCCCTTTGCTCTGGCCCCCGTCCTTCGGCCCAGCTGAGCGGGACGAGGCCTATAAGAGCTTCAGTCTGTCTGGCTGGGCGGGACGCAGCGGCCACGATGCTCCCATGATAGCGCTGGATGCCTTACTGGGCGCCGGTTCCGACTGGGAGGAGCTGATGAACAGAGCTGCTTTCCATGGAG GTGACAGCGACAGCACAGCGGTGATCGCCGCCTGTTGTTGGGGTCTCCTGTACGGAACCAAGGGGGTCCCCGAAGGCAACTACAGCAACCTGGAGTACCGCGACCGACTGGAGCGCTGCGCCGAACAACTCTACGCCCTCTCACactaa